The sequence below is a genomic window from Flavobacterium sediminilitoris.
GACCAAGCTCAGTTAAACCAGCACCAAATCCTGAACGTGTATCTTTATTTCCTGTATTTGTATATTTTTTCATTTTCATTTTAGTTGAAGGATTAATAGTCACCTAGAGTTTCAGGATTTTGCGCTAATGCATTTGCTAATTGCTCATCATTAGGTGCTTTACCATGCCATGCATGAGTGTGCATCATAAAATCTACACCATTACCCATTTCAGTGTACAATAAAACACAAACGGGTTTTCCTTTTCCTGTTTTTGCTTTTGCTTCCGTCATGCCATTAATAATAGCATCAATATTGTTACCTTCTTTGATTTCTAAAACATCCCAACCAAAAGCTTCAAATTTAGCTCTTAAGCTTCCCATTGCTAAAACTTCGTCAGTTGTTCCATCAATTTGTTTACCATTTACATCTACTGTAGCAATTAAATTATCTACTTTTTTAGCTGATGCATACATAATTGCTTCCCAGTTTTGACCTTCTTGTAATTCGCCATCTCCATGTAGTGTGTAAACTAAACTAGAATCGTTATTTAGTTTTTTTACTTGTGCAGTACCTAAAGCAACACTTAATCCTTGACCAAGAGACCCAGAAGCCATTCTTATTCCAGGTAAACCTTCATGTGTAGTTGGATGCCCTTGTAAACGAGAATTTAATAATCTAAAAGTAGCTAGTTCACTTATAGGAAAATAACCACTTCTTGCTAGTACGCTATAGAAAACAGGAGAGATATGACCGTTAGATAAGAAGAAAACATCTTCATTAATTCCGTCCATATCAAAACCTTCTTTTCTGTTCATTAAGTTTTGATAAAGGGTTACTAAAAATTCTGTACAACCAAGTGATCCTCCGGGATGACCTGAATTTACAGCATGTACCATGCGTAGGATATCTCTTCTTACTTGGACAGTTAATTCTTGTAATTGTTGTGTGTTTGGTTTCATTTACATAAATAATTTGGGCAAAAATACTTCATAATTTTTCTTTCAACAAACCTTTTATCAGGAAGTTATTCGAATTAATGAATTTATTTATTCACAATTAGTATTTCATAAAACTATTTTAAAATTTTAGTTTGAGTAACATGCAAGTGCACTATTTGATTTATATTTGCCCAGTAAAATTGTTATATGAAGTTCGATTTAGTTAAAAAAGATCCAAAAAGCCAAGCAAGAGCAGGAGTGATTACTACAGATCATGGAGTTATTGAAACCCCAATATTTATGCCTGTTGGCACTGTAGCATCTGTAAAAGGTGTTCATCAAAGAGAATTAAAAAATGATATTAATCCAGATATTATATTGGGAAATACATATCATTTATATTTAAGACCGCAAACAGATATTCTTGAAAAAGCAGGTGGTTTGCATAAATTTATGAATTGGGATCGAAATATTTTGACAGATTCAGGAGGATACCAAGTATATTCTCTTTCTTCAAATAGAAAAATAAAAGAAGAAGGAGTGAAATTTAAGAGTCATATTGATGGTTCATATCATTTTTTCTCTCCTGAAAATGTAATGGAAATTCAAAGAACCATTGGTGCAGATATTATTATGGCGTTTGATGAATGTACTCCATATCCATGTGATTACCGTTATGCAAAGCGATCTATGCACATGACGCATCGTTGGTTAGACAGATGTATTACGCATTTAGAAAAACTGCCATTTAAGTATGGCTATGAGCAAACTTTTTTTCCAATTGTTCAAGGAAGCACTTACAAAGATCTACGTCAACAATCAGCAGAATATATTGCTAATGCAGGAGCACAAGGAAATGCAATTGGAGGACTTTCAGTAGGTGAACCTGCTGAGGAGATGTACGCAATGACCGAAGTTGTTACCGCAATTTTACCAGAAGATAAACCAAGATATTTAATGGGAGTAGGAACACCAATTAATATTTTAGAAAATATTGCTTTAGGTATTGACATGTTTGATTGTGTTATGCCAACACGTAATGCAAGAAATGGGATGCTTTTTACAGCTCATGGATCAATCAATATAAAGAATAAAAAGTGGGAAGCCGATTTTTCTCCAATTGATGAAATGGGACATACTTTTGTTGATTTAGAATATTCAAAAGCTTATTTACGTCATTTATTTGCTGCAAATGAGTATCTTGGAAAGCAAATTGCTACTATTCATAATTTAGGTTTTTATATGTGGCTTGTTCGTGAAGCAAGAAGACAAATTGTAGCAGGAACATTTAGAGAATGGAAAGATAAAATGGTAATTCAAATGAGTCAACGCTTATAGTTAATTTAATGAAGCTAATTGATAAATATATTTTAAAGAGATATCTAGGTACATTTAGTGTAATGTTATTATTATTTATTCCTATTGGAATTGTAATAGACGTCTCTGAAAAAGTAAATAGAATGATTGAAAGGAAAGCTCCTTTTAATGAAATAATAATGTATTACGGTGATTTTATAATATACTTTGCTAATTTATTATTTCCTATTTTCCTATTTTTATCAGTTATTTGGTTTACCTCAAAATTAGCAAACAATACAGAAATTATTGCTATTCTTAGTTCTGGAATCTCGTTTAAAAGATTTTTAAGACCTTTTCTATTTGGAGCAACTATTGTTTGTGTTTTTGCATTATTAATGGGGTTTTTCTTAGTACCAAAGGCAAGTAAAGGATTTCTAGATTTTAGAAATACATATTTGAGAAGTAGTAGTTATAAAACAATGGAAACTTCGGATATATTTAGACAAATAGGAGAAGGAGAATACATTTACATTAGCAATTATAATTTTACCTCTAAAACAGGATTTAACTTTACGTATGAGAAATTTAAGGATAATGTTTTAGTTGAGAAAATTACCTCAAATAGAATAAAATATGATGAAGAGATAAAAAAATACTCTTTATTTAATTATGTAAAAAGGAATATTGGGAATAACAATGATATATTAGAGTTAGTAGATAAAAAAATTGTTGATTTTAACTTTGAACCAGACGAATTAACTCCAGTTTTTTATATTGCAGAGACAATGACAATTGGAGAGTTATTCAAATTTATTAATAAAGAAAAAGAAAAAGGAAATACTAGAATCAATGCATATTTAGTTGTATTGTATAAAAAATTTAGTTTACCAATTTCAGCATTCATACTTACTATTATTGCAGTAGCAGTATCATCCATGAAAAGAAGAGGAGGAATGGGAGTTAATTTAGCTATTGGAATTGTAATTGCATTTACCTTTATATTTTTTGATAAAGTATTTGGAACCATTGCAGAAAATTCAGATTTTTCGCCATTATTAGCAGTTTGGATTCCAAACATATTTTTTGGAATATTAGCCTTTTATCTTCTTAGAAATGCAAAACGATAGTATAAAAACATATTTGCATCTTCATTTAATAGTGTTTATTTGGGGATTTACAGCCATATTAGGAAAACTAATATCATTAGAAGCATTAAACTTAGTTTGGTATAGAATGTTTTTTGCGTCACTCTTTGTTTTAGCTTTTTTACTTATAAAAAAGAAAAGTATGGTGATTACAAAAAATGCATTTATAAGTTTTTCATTTGCCGGAATTGTAATAGCAGTACATTGGTATACTTTTTATGAAGCAATAAAAGTATCAAATATTTCAGTAACACTGGCATGCTTATCAACAGGCGCTTTTTTTGCATCTATTTTAGAACCTATCATACACAAAAAGAAAGTAGTTTGGTATGAAATGCTTTTCGGAATAATAACAATTATTGGATTAGGAATTATCTTTAAAGTAGAAACCCAATTTAAAGCGGGGATTTATTTAGCCATTACTTCAGCATTCTTATCAGCCCTTTTCTCTGTATTAAATGGAAAATACGTAAAAGAGTATGATCCAAATGTAATCTCTTTCTATGAAATTTTAATAGGCGTTTTAGGAATAAGTGTATATATGTTATTTACTAATAATTTTGATACAGCTTTTTTTGAAATATCATTAGAAGATTTATTTTGGTTATTAATACTTTCATCAATTTGTACCGCTTATGCCTTTTCTGCATCTGTGAAAATTATGAAGTTTTTAAGCCCATTTACAGTGATGCTAACTGTAAATATGGAACCTGTTTATGGAATTATTTTAGCATTGTTAATATTTAAAGACTCAGAACACATGAATTCCTATTTTTATCTAGGAGCAGGAATTATTTTAGTGACAGTTCTAGCAAATGGATTAGTGAAAAATTATAAAAAAAGAAAACTAAAATTAGTTGAATAATACATTTAATTAATTGAAAATTTTATCTTTGTCACAACAAACACAAACCAAAATTTAGTCCCATGGAATATTTAGATTTTGAATTACCTATTAAAGAGCTTGAAGACCAATTAGATAAATGTGTCGTTATAGGTCAGGAATCTGAAGTAGATGTAAGTAATACATGCAAACAGATTGAGAAAAAATTAGAAGAAACTAAGAAAAATATATATAAAAATTTAACTGCTTGGCAACGTGTTCAAATGTCACGTCACCCAAATCGTCCTTATACGATGGATCATATCAAAGCATTATGTGGTGATACTTTCCTAGAATTATTTGGAGATAGAGGAGTTAAAGACGATAAAGCCATGGTAGGTGGTTTAGGGAAGATTGACGGACAATCATTCATGATTGTAGGACAACAAAAAGGATATAATACGAAAACGCGTCAATATCGTAATTTCGGAATGGCAAATCCAGAAGGATATAGAAAAGCACTTCGATTGATGAAAATGGCAGAAAAATTTGGAATTCCTGTTGTTACTCTTGTTGATACTCCAGGGGCATATCCAGGTTTAGAAGCAGAAGAAAGAGGACAAGGAGAAGCAATTGCTCGTAATATTTTTGAAATGATTCGATTAAAAGTTCCTATTATTACAATTGTTGTTGGAGAAGGAGCTTCAGGAGGAGCATTAGGAATTGGAGTAGGAGATAGAGTATTTATGTTAGAAAATACTTGGTACTCTGTAATATCACCAGAATCATGTTCGTCTATTTTATGGAGAAGTTGGGAATATAAAGAACAAGCTGCTGAAGCTTTGAAATTGACACCAACTGATATGAAGAAGCAAAAATTAATTGATGATATTATTCCAGAACCACTTGGAGGAGCTCATCATGATAGAGAAACTACTTTTAAAAATGTTGAGACTTTTATTATGAAAGCATATAAAGAATTAAAAGACTTATCAACAGAAGATTTAATCGTACAAAGAATGGACAAATACAGTAAAATGGGAGAATTTAAAGAATAATTCATTTTACATTCAACATATAAAGTCCGAAGCCTAATAGTTTCGGATTTTTTTTGTGTTATTAACAAAAAGAATTATGTTTTCAACAGGTTTTTAACACAATAGAGCTAATAAGTTAGGATATAATTTATCAAAATTTGGTTACCTTCGCAATATGGAAAACGTCAGAAATAGCAGCTTTCAAAAAGAAAATAAAAGCGCTATTATTAATCTAGAAAAAGGAAAACTTCCTCCTCAAGCTGTAGATTTAGAAGAAGCAGTTTTAGGAGCAATGATGATTGATAAGAAAGGTGTAGATGAAGTAATTGATATTCTTCAACCTGATGCTTTTTATAAAGAATCTCATAAACATATTTTTGAAGCAATTGTTGAATTGTTTAACGATACTCAACCTATCGACTTATTAACAGTTTCTTCTCAATTAAAAAAGAATGCAAAATTAGAGTTAGCAGGAGGCGATTTTTATCTTATTCAATTAACTCAAAAAATATCATCTTCAGCTCATATTGAATTTCACTCAAGAATTATATTGCAAAAATATATTCAAAGAAGTTTAATAAAGATTTCCAACGAAATAATTGAAGAATCTTATGATGAAACAACAGATGTTTTTGATTTATTGGATAAAGCTGAATCTAAATTGTACGAAGTTACACAAGGGAATATTAAAAGAAGTTCTGAAACCGCCCAAAGTTTAGTTATCCAAGCTAAAAAGCGTATTGAAGAAATTGCAGGAAAAGAAGGATTAAGTGGTGTTCCAACAGGATTTCATGATTTAGATAAACTTACTTCTGGTTGGCAACCTTCAGATTTAATTATTGTGGCAGCTCGTCCAGGTATGGGTAAAACAGCCTTCACATTATCAATGGCAAGAAATATGGCGATTGATTATGGAGCTCCTGTTGCTTTTTTCTCTCTTGAGATGTCTTCAGTTCAGCTAATTACGCGTCTTATTTCATCTGAAACTGGCTTGTCATCTGAAAAGTTGAGAACAGGAAAGTTAGAAAAACACGAATGGGAGCAACTTTCAATAAAAGTTAAAGATTTAGAAAAAGCTCCTTTATATATTGATGATACTCCATCATTATCCATTTTTGACTTACGTGCCAAAGCACGTCGTTTAGCTTCTCAATATGGAATTAAAATGATTGTAATTGATTACCTTCAACTAATGACTGCTGGTGGAAATGGAAAAGGAGGAGGAAATCGTGAACAAGAAATTTCAACCATTTCCCGAAATTTAAAAGCATTAGCAAAAGAATTAAATGTACCAGTTATTGCTCTTTCACAGTTATCTCGTGCCGTTGAAACTCGTGGATCTAGTAAAAGACCATTACTTTCCGATTTAAGGGAATCGGGAGCGATTGAGCAAGATGCGGATATTGTTTCTTTTATTTATCGCCCTGAATATTATAAAATTGATGAATGGGATGATGAAGAGCGTTCTCCAACGCAAGGTCAGGCTGAATTTATTGTAGCAAAGCATCGTAATGGTGGTTTAGATAATATACGACTAAAATTCGTTGGAAACTTAGGTAAGTTTGATAATTTAGATGATTTTAGTTCTCCTTTTGATTCGCTACCTTCAAAAATGAATTTAGATGAACAAAATCCTTTTATTACTCAAAATCTTCCATCAGCAAATGAAGCATTTGGGAGTAATTTTAGTAGTGTTGATGATGAAGATTCAGATGTTCCTTTTTAAAAAGAACAACGATAATAATAAAAAAAAGGTTCCTTACAAGGAACCTTTTTTTTATTAGAATTTTAAGTTTTTAAATTTTAACTAAATGAAAATTAAAAGAGGATGTTGTTTGATTTCCAGAATTGATATTCTTTGGAGTAAATTCGGGTTTAAAATTAGGATTATAATTCCATTCTTCAGAGTGAATATAGCATCCTTTTGTAGTTAAATAAATATTACCATTATAAGGTTTGTATCCATCAGCTTGAATATGAATATCTATTTTATCCTGTATGTTTGATTTTGAAAACCCAGTTTGTATATGATAACTACTATTTGTAGATTCTAAAGATTTATTTAAAGGGAAAAATCGATTCCTTTTTACTTTTGCTTCCATCTTAATAGGTGATAAGATAGGTTTTAAAGTTATTGAATCTATAAAGAAACCTTTTAAAGTTAATTCATTTTCAATTAGCGCTACAGGAGAAAAATCTATTGTGTTTAAAGAATTTTCCGTTTCAGTAGCATATAGATTAGTGCTTGATAAGGCAATCGTACCAGTAGTAAAAATACCAACTTTTTTTACAAATGATCTTCTTTTCATAATTATTGGGATTAATAGTGTTATTTTAAATCTAGTTTTTAATTTAAGTTGACTTTTTATATAAAAGGTTGTTATATATTCTATAACAACCTTTTTTTAACCTTCTAATTAAAAGATAAGATTATTTTTTAATTATCAGTTTTTGAGAACTTATTTCTGTTCCATTAGTTCCTTTTATGAAGTAAATACCGTCAGATAAATTTTCAACATTTATTGTATTTTCAATATTTGAATTTACTCTAAATGATTTTACTGTTTGACCTACTTGATTTACAATAATAAATTGACCATCAAAATCAGCATTGATATTTAATTGTCCATTATTTGGATTAGGATAGATTGAGAATTTTGATTTGTTTTCAAAAGTATTTGAACCTAAAGTATTAACTGTATAACACGCTGATTCAACCGTACAAGTTCCAACAGTTACTTCAACTTTATAATCGCCAATTACTGTTGGAGTAAAATCTTGATTTGTTTCTCCTGCTAATAATGTATTTGGACATTCATACCATTGATAAGTAGCACCCACTTCGTTTGCTGTTAAAATACCAGTAGTTAATTCAGATATAGTATTATTAATAGCAGATGGCTCAGTAATTGTAACTGAAGCTGTATTTGTACAACCATTATCATCTGTTATAGTCACAATATAAAATCCAGCACTTATACCAGTAATTGATGCTGTTGTAGCTCCGCTGCTCCATAGGTAAGTATAAGGAGCTGTTCCTCCAGATGCAGTTGCAGTTGCAGCACCATCAGCTTCTCCATTACAAGAAGCATTGTTGTCTACACTTGCAGAGGCTATTAAAGCAGTTGGCTCAGTAATTGTAACTGAAGCTGTATTTGTACAACCATTATCATCTGTTATAGTCACAGTATACATTCCAGCACTTACACCAGTAATTGATGCTGTTGTAGCTGAATTACTCCATAAGTAAGTATAAGGAGCTGTTCCTCCAGATGCAGATGCAGTTGCAGCACCATCAGTTTCTCCATTACAAGAAGCATTGTTATCTACACTTGCAGAGGCTATTAAAGCAGTTGGTTCAGTAATTGTAACTGAAGCTGTATTTGTACAACCATTATCATCTGTTATAGTCACAGTATACATTCCAGCACTTGCACCAGTAATTGATGCTGTTGTAGCTGAATTACTCCATAAGTATGTATAAGGAGCTGTTCCTCCAGATGCAGTTGCAGTTGCAGCACCATCAGTTTCTCCATTACAAGAAGCATTGTTATCTACACTTGCAGAAGCTATTAAAGCAGTTGGTTCAGTAATTGTAACTGAAGCTGTATTTGTACAACCATTATCATCTGTTATAGTCACAGTATACATTCCAGCACTTACACCAGTAATTGATGCTGTTGTAGCTGAATTACTCCATAAGTAAGTATAAGGAGCTGTTCCTCCAGATGCAGATGCAGTTGCAGCACCATCAGTTTCTCCATTACAAGAAGCATTGTTATCTACACTTGCAGAAGCTATTAAAGTAGATGGTTCAGTAATTGTAAAACTTTGAGTAGTAGTACAACTGTTAGCATCTGTTACTGTTACTGTGTATGTTCCCGCAGTAAGTCCTGTAGCTGTAGCAGCAGTTCCCCCTGAAGGTGCCCAAGAATATGTATATCCAGGAGTTCCACCCGTAACACTTACAGTTGCACTACCATTAGTACCACCATTACAAGAAACATTAGTTTGCGAGTTAGCAGAAGCAACTAAAGCAGTTGGTTGAGTTATTGTGAAACTTTGAGTAGTAGTACAACTGTTAGCGTCAGTTACTGTACAAGTCCAAGTACCCGCTGGTAAACCAGTTACAGAAGTTGTTCCGTCACCTGTAGGGTTACCAGGAGTCCAATTATAAGTATATCCACCTACTCCACCAGTTGCAACGTTTACAGTTGCTGCACCGTTTGAACCACCATTACATGATACATTAGTTTGAGAAGAAGGCGTAAGTACTAAAGTAGTTGGCTCAGTTATAGTTACGGAAGTTGAAGCACTACAGTTATTAGCATCTGTAACCATTACATTGTATGTTCCAGCAGCTAAACCAGTTGCTGTAGCCGTAGTAATTCCAGAAGGAGACCATGAATAGTTAAAAGGACCAGTTCCTCCAGTAGGTGTTACAGTAGCAGCACCATTTGTTCCCCCATTACAAGCCACATTAGTTTGTGAAGATATAGATGCTGTAAGTGCAGGATTTACATTAATAGTTATTGTTGCACAAGTTCCAGGTGTTACACAACCTCCTTCACCTCTGATATAATATGTTGTGCTAGAACCAGAAGGAGTAACAGCAAATGTAGAACTTGCAGTAGTTCCTAATAATGACCCTCCGCAAGAACCCGTATAAATAGCCCATTGCGTAGCATCATTTAAAGTTCCAGTAATATTTAAAGTAGTAGATGCACCATTACAAACAGGATTTGCTGTTGCAGTAACCGTAGGTACAGTTGGATCTGTACATGATGGAGCTTCAAACAATCTAAAATTATCGACTGCGATTTCTTGAGAAGCTGAAGCATTTGCATGACAATTAAATCGGATATCTAAAGTTGAACCTGTATTAGGGATATTAGCAGATAATTCTGTAAAAGCATATGTTAATGCGGTACCATCACCTAAAAGATCTCCGTTAGTATCAACACTAAAAGTATTAGAAGAACTAGCATTGTCAGCATATATACCTATTATTTTATTCCAAGAACCACCATCAATTCTATATTCGATTACGATAAAGTCTTGCGCTGGAGGTCCTGGATTGATCCAATCAGTACCTTGAAAACTACCATTTATATTGTTACATGCAAAAAAGCCTTTAAAAGAAAGACCTGTTTTTCCAGCAATATTAATTCCTGACCAAGTTACTTGTTGATTTGCTGATATAGAATTTGATGAACAAGTAGGACCTCTATCAATATCTTCAGCTGCCCAAAATTTTGAACCTTCAAAATTGGAGTAAGTTCCAGACTGTAAGGCTATACCAGATAAATCAGTTCTCTTAAAATAAGCTGTTGCAGGAGGACCACCACAAGAAAATTCAGCTATTGAAGGTGTTCTAGTTCCAGAACTTGGAGCGCCAACATCTTCAAATGAGTCACTCCAAAACTGAGTTTGTGCATTTCCTTCTAAACAGAAAAAGGAAATGATGAATAAAAGTAAAGTAATTTTTTGTTTCATATTAGTCTTTTTATTGTTAATTTTTATACAAATATACTATTTAATTAAATGCTAAATTTATTAAATTCAATTTTGTATGTAATTGTTTTACAGTTTGTATGCCCTCTTGAGTTTGTATTATTGTAGCACTTATATGTAGATTATCTGAGGTAGCAATATGAATCTCATTTTCATCAATAATACTTACAATTGTACCAGGAAAGATATTGTGGTGTGGTTTATTAATTATTTTTGCATCTATTATTTTTGCTGGTTGTCCTAAAAAAGTAGTGTCAGCACCTCCATTCCAAGGATTACAAGCATGTATTAAAGCTACAATTTCATCTGCATCCATTTTTTTCCAATTAATATAAGTATCAGATAGAGTAGGTTTTTCATAGTAATAGGCCAGCTCTTCATCTTGAATAATACTAGGAATAGAATTAGCATATTGTAGCATATTAGCCATATTTAGGGTTACTTGGGCTATTCTATTACTTAATTTTACAGTTAAGCTACCATATGTTTCAGCTTCATTGATGTTAACGGGATCATTAAAGATAATATTTCCTTCATCAAAATTAGAATTCATAAAATGAGCACAAATGGCAGTTTGTTTTTCTTGATTTTTTAGGACATCAAAAATAGGCATCACACCTCTGTATTGTGGTAATGGTCCTGGGTGAAAATTGATAAATTTTTTAGTTCCGTACGCTAGTACATCGTCAGGAATTAAGAATGGAAAAGAAATGGAAAAAATATAGTCTGGTTTAATCTCATTAATCCAATCTTTCATGTTTTTCATTTTTGATTTATTAGGAAAATGATTGAATTTTATTTGATTATTAGCACATTCATTTTCTAATGCATCAACAATGTTATCAGAGCCTTTTCCAATAGCTACAGCATATAGAAATTTTTCAAAAGCTAACAATTGTAAAGCTGGAAAAGCAAATCTACCACCACATAATAATACTATTTTTACATTTTTTTCCATATTATATACAAGTATAACTATTATACCAAGCCGAGTTTATATTTTCTAATTCAAAAGAAGCTAGTTTTTCAAATTCTTCTTTATAATTAGGAATGCTTTTCTCTATTTCAATCTCACAAAAACCGTTTTTTTTAATAAGTTTAGCTTCAAATAAAGGACTTAAAGTTGTATTTGTTTTAACGTCAAACGAAATAGTACCTCTTGGACTATCAAATTCAAACTTTTTTAATTCAGTAGAAATTTCAACTAGGTTGTTTTTATGAATGTCTAATAAGTCAATTATTTTATCTACTATTGAAACACTTTCCCAACTTATTAGTGAAAACATATTTGGTTTTCTTCCAGAAGTTTCTAAGGTTTCAATAAAGGTTTTATTCTCTTGATTATTTATTTTTTTTGACCAAGAAATAATTCCTTTCACATTATTACTAGGAAAAACAGCTTCTTCCAGCGTTGATTCTTCCATACCAAAAGGAGTTAAATAAATAGGAATATTATCATTTTTAAAATATTTTTCAATTTCTTTAAAATACCACTGTACAAAATCACCACTAAAAAGTGATAAAAGAGCGGTATTAGGATAAGTATTCAGATGAGATTGTAAAGGTTCCATACTGAAATCTTCTGTTTTATAACCTGTAGCATGATTAAAAACAATTTTTCCATTAAAATCTTCAAAACTTTTACTGATGCTATA
It includes:
- a CDS encoding DMT family transporter, which translates into the protein MQNDSIKTYLHLHLIVFIWGFTAILGKLISLEALNLVWYRMFFASLFVLAFLLIKKKSMVITKNAFISFSFAGIVIAVHWYTFYEAIKVSNISVTLACLSTGAFFASILEPIIHKKKVVWYEMLFGIITIIGLGIIFKVETQFKAGIYLAITSAFLSALFSVLNGKYVKEYDPNVISFYEILIGVLGISVYMLFTNNFDTAFFEISLEDLFWLLILSSICTAYAFSASVKIMKFLSPFTVMLTVNMEPVYGIILALLIFKDSEHMNSYFYLGAGIILVTVLANGLVKNYKKRKLKLVE
- a CDS encoding transketolase, yielding MKPNTQQLQELTVQVRRDILRMVHAVNSGHPGGSLGCTEFLVTLYQNLMNRKEGFDMDGINEDVFFLSNGHISPVFYSVLARSGYFPISELATFRLLNSRLQGHPTTHEGLPGIRMASGSLGQGLSVALGTAQVKKLNNDSSLVYTLHGDGELQEGQNWEAIMYASAKKVDNLIATVDVNGKQIDGTTDEVLAMGSLRAKFEAFGWDVLEIKEGNNIDAIINGMTEAKAKTGKGKPVCVLLYTEMGNGVDFMMHTHAWHGKAPNDEQLANALAQNPETLGDY
- the dnaB gene encoding replicative DNA helicase, which gives rise to MENVRNSSFQKENKSAIINLEKGKLPPQAVDLEEAVLGAMMIDKKGVDEVIDILQPDAFYKESHKHIFEAIVELFNDTQPIDLLTVSSQLKKNAKLELAGGDFYLIQLTQKISSSAHIEFHSRIILQKYIQRSLIKISNEIIEESYDETTDVFDLLDKAESKLYEVTQGNIKRSSETAQSLVIQAKKRIEEIAGKEGLSGVPTGFHDLDKLTSGWQPSDLIIVAARPGMGKTAFTLSMARNMAIDYGAPVAFFSLEMSSVQLITRLISSETGLSSEKLRTGKLEKHEWEQLSIKVKDLEKAPLYIDDTPSLSIFDLRAKARRLASQYGIKMIVIDYLQLMTAGGNGKGGGNREQEISTISRNLKALAKELNVPVIALSQLSRAVETRGSSKRPLLSDLRESGAIEQDADIVSFIYRPEYYKIDEWDDEERSPTQGQAEFIVAKHRNGGLDNIRLKFVGNLGKFDNLDDFSSPFDSLPSKMNLDEQNPFITQNLPSANEAFGSNFSSVDDEDSDVPF
- a CDS encoding LptF/LptG family permease; protein product: MKLIDKYILKRYLGTFSVMLLLFIPIGIVIDVSEKVNRMIERKAPFNEIIMYYGDFIIYFANLLFPIFLFLSVIWFTSKLANNTEIIAILSSGISFKRFLRPFLFGATIVCVFALLMGFFLVPKASKGFLDFRNTYLRSSSYKTMETSDIFRQIGEGEYIYISNYNFTSKTGFNFTYEKFKDNVLVEKITSNRIKYDEEIKKYSLFNYVKRNIGNNNDILELVDKKIVDFNFEPDELTPVFYIAETMTIGELFKFINKEKEKGNTRINAYLVVLYKKFSLPISAFILTIIAVAVSSMKRRGGMGVNLAIGIVIAFTFIFFDKVFGTIAENSDFSPLLAVWIPNIFFGILAFYLLRNAKR
- a CDS encoding T9SS type A sorting domain-containing protein; its protein translation is MKQKITLLLFIISFFCLEGNAQTQFWSDSFEDVGAPSSGTRTPSIAEFSCGGPPATAYFKRTDLSGIALQSGTYSNFEGSKFWAAEDIDRGPTCSSNSISANQQVTWSGINIAGKTGLSFKGFFACNNINGSFQGTDWINPGPPAQDFIVIEYRIDGGSWNKIIGIYADNASSSNTFSVDTNGDLLGDGTALTYAFTELSANIPNTGSTLDIRFNCHANASASQEIAVDNFRLFEAPSCTDPTVPTVTATANPVCNGASTTLNITGTLNDATQWAIYTGSCGGSLLGTTASSTFAVTPSGSSTTYYIRGEGGCVTPGTCATITINVNPALTASISSQTNVACNGGTNGAATVTPTGGTGPFNYSWSPSGITTATATGLAAGTYNVMVTDANNCSASTSVTITEPTTLVLTPSSQTNVSCNGGSNGAATVNVATGGVGGYTYNWTPGNPTGDGTTSVTGLPAGTWTCTVTDANSCTTTQSFTITQPTALVASANSQTNVSCNGGTNGSATVSVTGGTPGYTYSWAPSGGTAATATGLTAGTYTVTVTDANSCTTTQSFTITEPSTLIASASVDNNASCNGETDGAATASASGGTAPYTYLWSNSATTASITGVSAGMYTVTITDDNGCTNTASVTITEPTALIASASVDNNASCNGETDGAATATASGGTAPYTYLWSNSATTASITGASAGMYTVTITDDNGCTNTASVTITEPTALIASASVDNNASCNGETDGAATASASGGTAPYTYLWSNSATTASITGVSAGMYTVTITDDNGCTNTASVTITEPTALIASASVDNNASCNGEADGAATATASGGTAPYTYLWSSGATTASITGISAGFYIVTITDDNGCTNTASVTITEPSAINNTISELTTGILTANEVGATYQWYECPNTLLAGETNQDFTPTVIGDYKVEVTVGTCTVESACYTVNTLGSNTFENKSKFSIYPNPNNGQLNINADFDGQFIIVNQVGQTVKSFRVNSNIENTINVENLSDGIYFIKGTNGTEISSQKLIIKK
- a CDS encoding acetyl-CoA carboxylase carboxyltransferase subunit alpha; amino-acid sequence: MEYLDFELPIKELEDQLDKCVVIGQESEVDVSNTCKQIEKKLEETKKNIYKNLTAWQRVQMSRHPNRPYTMDHIKALCGDTFLELFGDRGVKDDKAMVGGLGKIDGQSFMIVGQQKGYNTKTRQYRNFGMANPEGYRKALRLMKMAEKFGIPVVTLVDTPGAYPGLEAEERGQGEAIARNIFEMIRLKVPIITIVVGEGASGGALGIGVGDRVFMLENTWYSVISPESCSSILWRSWEYKEQAAEALKLTPTDMKKQKLIDDIIPEPLGGAHHDRETTFKNVETFIMKAYKELKDLSTEDLIVQRMDKYSKMGEFKE
- the tgt gene encoding tRNA guanosine(34) transglycosylase Tgt codes for the protein MKFDLVKKDPKSQARAGVITTDHGVIETPIFMPVGTVASVKGVHQRELKNDINPDIILGNTYHLYLRPQTDILEKAGGLHKFMNWDRNILTDSGGYQVYSLSSNRKIKEEGVKFKSHIDGSYHFFSPENVMEIQRTIGADIIMAFDECTPYPCDYRYAKRSMHMTHRWLDRCITHLEKLPFKYGYEQTFFPIVQGSTYKDLRQQSAEYIANAGAQGNAIGGLSVGEPAEEMYAMTEVVTAILPEDKPRYLMGVGTPINILENIALGIDMFDCVMPTRNARNGMLFTAHGSINIKNKKWEADFSPIDEMGHTFVDLEYSKAYLRHLFAANEYLGKQIATIHNLGFYMWLVREARRQIVAGTFREWKDKMVIQMSQRL